From the genome of Colletotrichum destructivum chromosome 10, complete sequence, one region includes:
- a CDS encoding Putative quinoprotein amine dehydrogenase, beta chain → MRFVPSQVVLACSYVVGTIIARGTNTMDEGNLTRLRPGVPLAPVPLPPAGPARDGAEIVRQLMGLTRAGMNGGGGDDGGSRLRFVKKVELEGDVWEPEGIVRLMGAGGDDDDDEQERFWVSAGEYTVPTEKFPDGRWIDGTDRSAGAGFAHFVVFDGRGRRLADWVVSKEGDAEYHNGGLDYDGRHIWATLSQYRPNSTATVVRVDPVDLRVERVFRVGDHQGGVVHDVETGTLTTLSWGGRVARRWDLKGGDGGGGGGGREEEQVRLVHGDGVDSGTGFDVPEEVMVNPSHWIDYQDCKSLGRVGGRSLALCSGIATLAAGIEVGGLAVVDVDAGMTPVWEMPFMERTTTAAAGAARGALMTKNPMDVALVGGRVRLYFAPEEGRGAVFVYEVCEG, encoded by the exons ATGCGATTCGTACCGTCccaggtcgtcctcgcctGCTCGTACGTCGTCGGCACGATTATCGCGAGAGGCACGAATACGATGGACGAGGGCAACCTGACGAGGCTACGTCCGGGGGTCCCGCTTGCGCCGGTGCCGCTTCCGCCGGCCGGGCCCGCGCGAGACGGGGCGGAGATTGTGAGGCAGCTGATGGGGCTGACGCGGGCTGGTATGaatggcggtggtggtgacgacggcgggagCCGGTTGCGATTTGTGAAAAAGGTCGAGCTGGAGGGGGATGTGTGGGAGCCCGAGGGGATTGTGAGGCTGATGGGTGCcggaggagacgacgacgacgacgagcaggagAGGTTCTGGGTCTCGGCGGGGGAGTATACCGTCCCGACGGAGAAGTTCCCGGACGGGCGGTGGATCGACGGGACGGACCGGAGCGCCGGGGCCGGGTTTGCGCATTTCGTGGTGTTTGAcggccgggggcggcggtTGGCGGACTGGGTCGTCTCAAAGGAAGGGGATGCCGAG TACCATAATGGTGGGCTTGACTATGACGGCCGGCACATCTGGGCGACGCTGTCGCAATACAGGCCCaactcgacggcgacggtggtgcGGGTCGACCCGGTTGACTTGCGGGTGGAGAGGGTTTTCCGCGTGGGGGACCACCAGGGGGGCGTTGTGCATGATGTCGAGACGGGGACGTTGACGACGCTGAGCTGGGGAGGGAGAGTGGCGAGGCGGTGGGATCTGAAGGGgggtgacggtggtggtggtggtggtgggagagaagaggagcaggTCCGGCTTGTTCacggtgatggtgttgacaGCGGTACGGGATTCGACGTGCCGGAGGAGGTGATGGTCAACCCGTCGCACTGGATCGACTACCAGGACTGCAAGTCGCTGGGCCGCGTCGGGGGCCGGTCGCTGGCGCTGTGTTCGGGCATCGCGACCCTGGCGGCCGggatcgaggtcggcgggctggcggtcgtggacgtGGACGCTGGGATGACGCCGGTGTGGGAGATGCCGTTCATggagaggacgacgacggcagcggcggggGCTGCCCGCGGGGCACTGATGACGAAGAACCCAATGGACGTggcgctcgtcggcggccgcgtgAGGTTGTACTtcgcgccggaggagggaaggggcgCTGTTTTTGTGTACGAGGTCTGCGAGGGCTGA
- a CDS encoding Putative glycoside hydrolase superfamily, whose amino-acid sequence MPRYDFDDGTAEREPLDNAYRSHTPNPPEHYQDNHYHNDAPQPYYPEQDPRPQQYPDAHADPSFNHLRAERRNDRQGPPPAAVGAVGGAAAAGYAAHAVSPIDATPQVPPHRDWGPDRYAPAPQPNLNPNITPGADNFSDTASGGMAGIAYTVAERNARESGIDAMRNVGQAPPQARGQFQQPPNAPPQAYNQPRGDAYEMTAAPRPYPGSLPDRDSHSSLTALGGAGASPARLSPASSPYGFNDYYNDNPYYQRHPGHLGVVDPNSIADDGDDGLEYGRSRSGRNSMLSLSNSDRTGRSKGAAAGAAAAGGAAATGLMASRNVSGYYDPKDVATGYQNGSAVDLGGQEKSEWLRNEKKSGKKWKICIIVGVVLVIIGAITGGIVGGLVSRSNREGGSSKSGQGQSADDDKSSNGDLNINSSEIKELMNNKQLHKVFPGMDYTPINTQYPECIHNPPSQNNITRDLAVLSQLTNTIRLYGTDCNQTQMLIHSIQQLKMEDTIKIWMGVWQDKNTTTNARQLEQMWDILDVYGDKYFEGVIVANEILFRQEMTEAALGNLLAEVRTNLTAKGLSLPVATSDLGDDWTASLAAKSDYIMANIHPFFSGTNANDAAMWTYAFWENQAGSFFKSDKKKNVIAEVGWPTKGGMNCGDGTAVNCPTRSVAGISELNELLDEWVCPALANGTNYFWFSAFDEPWKIKFNEKNKEWEDQWGLMDVNRNIKSGVVIPDCGGKTV is encoded by the coding sequence ATGCCGCGATACGacttcgacgacggcactGCCGAGCGTGAGCCTCTGGACAATGCTTATCGCTCTCATACCCCTAACCCCCCCGAACACTATCAGGACAACCACTATCACAATGACGCGCCCCAACCCTACTACCCAGAACAGGACCCGAGACCGCAGCAGTATCCCGACGCTCATGCCGACCCCAGCTTCAACCACCTGAGGGCAGAGCGGCGGAACGATCGCCAAGGTCCACCACCAGCTGCCGTGGGAGCCGTCGGAGgggccgctgctgctggctaCGCCGCTCACGCCGTTTCGCCTATCGATGCCACTCCCCAAGTCCCGCCTCATCGTGACTGGGGCCCCGACCGCTATGCACCTGCGCCGCAGCCCAACCTCAACCCTAACATCACCCCCGGCGCAGACAACTTCAGCGACACGGCATCCGGAGGCATGGCCGGCATCGCCTACACGGTCGCCGAGCGTAACGCGAGGGAGAGCGGAATCGATGCCATGAGAAATGTCGGCCAGGCGCCGCCTCAAGCACGAGGCCAGTTCCAGCAGCCACCAAACGCTCCCCCACAAGCCTACAACCAACCCCGAGGCGATGCCTACGAAATGACGGCCGCCCCGCGCCCATACCCAGGCAGTCTCCCGGACCGTGACTCACACTCGAGCTTGACTGCCCTGGGAGGCGCAGGTGCATCACCAGCCAGACTATCGCCGGCCTCAAGTCCGTACGGCTTCAACGACTACTACAACGACAACCCGTACTACCAGAGACACCCTGGCCATCTCGGTGTTGTGGATCCCAACTCGAtcgcggacgacggcgatgacggcttGGAATATGGACGGAGCAGGAGCGGACGCAACTCGATGCTTAGCCTGTCTAACAGCGACCGTACGGGAAGAAGCAAGGGTGCTGCAGCAGGCGCAGCCGCCGCAGGCGGCGCTGCCGCTACCGGTCTCATGGCGAGCCGCAATGTCAGCGGATACTACGACCCAAAAGACGTGGCCACAGGCTACCAGaacggcagcgccgtcgaccttggagGACAGGAGAAGTCGGAATGGCTCAGGAACGAGAAGAAATCAGGCAAGAAGTGGAAGATCTGCATCATTGTaggcgtcgtcctcgtcatcatcggcgccatcaccggcggcatcgttggcggccttgtcTCGCGGAGCAACCGAGAAGGCGGTTCAAGTAAATCAGGCCAAGGCCAAtcagccgacgacgacaagagcTCCAACGGCGACCTGAATATTAACAGCTCTGAGATCAAGGAGCTCATGAACAACAAGCAACTGCACAAGGTCTTCCCCGGAATGGACTACACGCCCATCAACACCCAATACCCCGAATGTATCCACAACCCACCTTCGCAGAACAACATCACGCGCGATCTCGCGGTACTCAGCCAGCTCACCAACACGATCCGTCTGTACGGAACGGACTGCAACCAGACCCAGATGCTCATTCACTCGATCCAGCAACTCAAGATGGAGGACACGATCAAGATCTGGATGGGCGTCTGGCAGGACAAGAACACGACGACAAACGCGCGGCAGCTCGAACAGATGTGGGATATCCTCGACGTGTACGGCGACAAATACTTTGAGGGCGTCATCGTGGCCAACGAGATCCTGTTTCGACAGGAgatgacggaggcggcgttgggcaacctcctcgccgaggtgcGGACGAATCTGACGGCCAAGGGACTGAGTCTACCAGTGGCCACGTCGGACCTTGGCGACGATTGGACGGCTTCGCTGGCGGCCAAGAGCGACTATATCATGGCCAACATCCACCCCTTCTTTTCGGGAACCAATgccaacgacgccgccatGTGGACGTACGCCTTCTGGGAGAACCAGGCCGGCAGCTTTTTCAAGTCggacaagaaaaagaatgTGATTGCCGAGGTCGGCTGGCCCACCAAGGGCGGCATGAactgcggcgacggcacggCTGTCAACTGCCCAACGCGCTCGGTCGCCGGTATCAGCGAGCTGaacgagctgctcgacgagtGGGTGTGTCCTGCGCTGGCCAACGGTACCAATTACTTTTGGTTCTCGGCGTTCGACGAGCCGTGGAAGATCAAGTTCAacgagaagaacaaggaATGGGAGGACCAGTGGGGCCTGATGGACGTTAACCGCAACATCAAGTCTGGCGTCGTGATCCCAGACTGCGGCGGCAAGACAGTGTAA